The DNA sequence atctcATCTGTCCTTTTTTTCCCCTGAGATCCTGTCGCAAGCTGATCTCCCACTGGATTTCGTGGGTTTGGGATTCTCACTTCATTAGAGGGGGCGACGACAGATAATTAAGGAGCAGTTTCCTTGATCTATTGGATTTGGATaggctattttttattttaattgtccaGAATCAGAATGGCCAAAATATCCACCACGTGACACATCAGAGGGGACCTAATTTTTGTCAACGGGTAGATCTCAAGATCCCCTGCCTAAATTTCATCAGCCAAAATGCACTTCGCCAAGCTGTAAGGTAAAACTTTTCAAATCTAGGGAATATAGGGGGGTGGCATTGACGGCTGAAAAATATAAAGATGCATGGATGTACATGGGAGGGTATGTAGTTGACTTTGAGTAGCCAGAGAGAGATTACCACCAAACCAAGGGTGGCACTTCCGTGCATCTGTGTCTTAGTTTGTTTGTATTCCCTTACCTATGATGTGTGCAAATTCTCTGTCTAGAGGTGTCCAGTTAAAAATATCTGTGGACACTAATGTGGGGAAGAATGCCATCATATTCTGAATGCATTACAAATATGAAGCCTCATTGCACAGCCACACGATATGTGCCATGCTTTTCCTCTAGTTCTCAGTACAATACTTTTTTCTGATATATATAACCCTAGCCagtttttatgaaatttttagatATTACAATTTTGTGTACAACTTGGTTAGTGATAATTCAAATCCATTGCTCAGAATTGAACTGTTTATCCGTGCCTGATCCAATGCGACTATCAAGTTGATGTGCTCAACTCAACAATGAGATCCATGGATTTGAGCAGAGTCCACACAGCTTAGGCTGCCCAAGGTTTCTACTGCAACCCAGGTCAAGTGTGTGCTTGACTAGGGATTGAATTTCTCCTCAAGAAACTTGTTTCCATCTTAGCCATGGAGTATATTTTCTGTAAGAAATTCTCATCGTGGCCTCATTGTTTGGATATACATATTGTTCCTTTGTTTCATTTTTGATCAAGTTTGggtttcatctttttctttccaaaacCCCACTGCCCTACATCCCATTTTTGTCAACTCATTGCAAAACAATCATCAAgattctgtttttcttcatccaagCTCCTTTTTAACCCCTCTTCACTTCCTGCAACATTTTGTGAAGCTAATAATGTAGGTgggttctaccaaaaaagaaaaaatgtaggTGGGTTGATTTGCTGGGCCCATAACTCACAGTGTTCATCCTGTGTCGGGGTTATATGACTCATATGTTCATTCACTATGGGTGTGTTCTACTTCTTTAATAGTCAACGAGGCTTTTGTTGTCTGctgaaaaacaaaatttcatgTTGATATCTCATAATGTCTCATACCTGTGAAGGATGTAAAATGTATGGTACTTGAAACGAAATTATTTTCGAACAATTTGATTTGGTTATAGATTTTGAGaactgccattttttttttcctgcttttgCACTAAATTTGGTGATATTGTGCCTGCAGCCAAGGAAATCTGTGCAAAAATTGCAAGCGACCGGGTCATTATGCAAGAGAATGCCCTAATGCAGCTGTCTGCAACAACTGCGGTCTCCCTGGGTAGGAATCTGTCCTGCTCCGTTATTGTACTCAAATACATTACTTGAGTTGTAAATCCATATATGCATTTGCACGAAAGAGCACACAACTCACACAGACatgcgcacacacacacacagacacacataACACAGACTTCACCGAGTTTCCAGTATTGTCATCTGTCTTGGCATGCGAACTCTTTACCAGGCACATTGCATCCGAGTGTACTACCAAGTCGTTATGCTGGAACTGTCGAGAGCCAGGCCACATGGCCAGCGACTGTACTAATGAGGGCATTTGCCATACTTGCGGCAAGGCTGGCCATCGCGCCAAGGATTGCACAGCTACTCCATTGCCACCAGGGGACATGAGGTTGTGCAACAATTGCTATAAGCAAGGTCATATTGCAGCAGATTGTACAAATGACAAGGCATGCAACAATTGCAGGAAGACAGGCCACCTGGCACGTGATTGCCAAAATGAACCAATCTGCAACTTGTGCAACATCTCTGGGCATGTGGCTAGGCAGTGCCCGAAGTCCGAAGTTCTAGGAGATAGGGTTGCTGGGGGTCGCAGCAGCGGTTACCGAGATATAGTTTGCCGGAGTTGTCATCAGGTGGGTCACATGAGCAGGGATTGCATGGGCGCATTGATGATCTGCCACAACTGTGGTGGCCGAGGGCACTTGGCGTTTGAGTGCCCTTCTGCTCGATTTATGGACCGTGGACCTCGACGTTACTGACAGGATAGCTCACAGGTCTGTAAGGGGCATTGTTGAGGACTTCAAATTGAGAAACTACTttatttatctcttttatgaattGGAAAACTTAAGGATTGTTGTTGTGGATAGGTTTTAACATATTCCATGTGTTTgtgagagagagtgagggagagggagagtaCCAAATGGATTCGGCTAAATAGATACTTTTCTCCCATATTTGTTGTTAGTTTATACTTATATATGTTTTttgagtcattttaggcctacccttgGCTAGTTTTAGTTCCTTTAGATTGAGCATGTCACTTCTCACTCCTCATTATTGGAGCATATAAAAGTTCTACATTGCACATGATGTTACAGcatagaaaaaggaagaaacaaaacTGCATATTTTTATGTCAAatgtggtttggtttggttttgtttttgtttttttttttttttttaaagtagttttaattattcatttttttatcttatttttttagttttattaCTCATCCATTTCAACAACATATAATATGTAATACGAGTTTGGATGACCATTGAAATAAGAGCCATTTTTAATCCGTTGATGGTATATGGTGTCGTCTTTTAATTTAGTAGTTGATATTTGTCCAATTAGGGAGGCACGTGGCAAAATGTCCAATACTCCAATTAGTGTGACCCAtggtaaaaattaaaatttatgttGCATTGTAGATGGGGTATGgctgaattttattttgtataaataaGGTTTCTTAGATTAAGTTTTCGCCTAAATGGCGTAAATAAACATTTATGACTATCAAGAGAGTTAGATAAGATGCATTGACATTGATGGAAGAGTgtataattgaatttgattaataGTCAATCTAAACCATTGCCTACATATTCAtaacttctctctcctcctccccttgtttttttcttttccaaatgaGAGATTCATAAAGTTGATCTCGCCgtatcttcttctttgtttttttttagtaagaGTTGATTTTGCCATGTCACCTTTCACATGATAGAAGCTTCCGTATTAGTATATAAAATATCCTTTTAGGCCTAGAGAACctattatttaaatattttatttttagaaaaaaaaaaatcctgacaACGCGAGAATGGGGATTCCTTTCACTTGCATAGAGTCATCACGCTCATATTGACACTCTCATCCCTTGGCGAAATTTGGGTCATTACTGAGCGAATTTATCTTTCACCCTTATTGATGGGACTTCTCCCTCAGATATCGTGGGAAATTGCAATCCTTGTTTTATGTTCCAAAATTTATTGATTTTGCATCGAATCAAATAGAGCACAGCGAGTGAGGAGGTATCACTAATGTCTATAAGTGTATtggctaatatatatatatatatatatatatatatatatatatatatatatatatgagatttTCTTATTAACATCTAACCTTACATTTTTCCACTTTAGGTATGTTAGTTTTCTTCCAATAAGGGTAACAGTGTAATTTTACATGTGTACTTTATTGATATTGAAAATAATTATAGAAGTTTAAGGCATTTGATGGGTTAAAATAGATTTAAATTCCAATAAGCTTTTACAACTATTACTAAGAGAATAACATAAGAATTGCACAATTAAGATTTGGAGAAGATTAGGATCCCCTATGGTAAATGGCCTCCATGCTAGTGTAGGGACTGCATGACCATGGAGCGTTCTCtcccacccaaaaaagaaaagaagagtcaAGGGAGGAGATTGAATTTGGTAGGATCTGTCCCACTTGCATTTGAATCTTCTCCCGCAAGAGAGAGGGCCCAGCATGAATCCGATGGCTAGGAGTTCCTTGGGGTGTATGTCAAGGTGCTGGGGTCCATGCTTGGATTTTCGGTATATGGAATCAATCCCACTTCCTACCACTTGGAGGTCTAAGTGGGTATGTATAGTagctcaaaagaaaaaatatttacatAGAATAAAAAGGACGAATGTTGGCACTTAACATATACTTTCGGGTGAACGTACGTGCGGAGTTGCCATTTCGAGCGAAACCGTCACTGTCGTCTCATCCTGCTTTAGTTCCTCGACAAGTTGGAGGAGGAGTATTGGAAGTTAAAGCACGAAGGGTGGAAAACAACCGCTCACTACTGTTCCTCCATTTCCCGCTTCCAAGTGGCGAAACGTAGTGGTGCAACTGAGAAACCTAGGGTTTCGTTGGATTTCCATTTCTTCGTAGACTCGTACTCCGCCGGGGAAGTAGAAGAAGACCCTTCTGGACTCTACAAGTCTTCCATGGAAGTTGAGCATCATTTATCCGACGAAAAGTTGGAACTAGCTGAGGAGCTTCCTAACACTCAAGAACAATGCGAAGCTGTTGTCGAGATGGATGACTCGCACCTCCTCGGGATTTCTCCAGTTGTTGTTGATGTCGCCACTGTGGTCGAAGAAGAAGGTAGGCCTACGACGGAAGTAGAGATGGAAACGGAAGAAGCTGAGGCTACAGAGAAGAGCGGAAGAGGTGGAAGAAGTAAGCGAGGTACGCAGCCACGGGTTCAGACAAAAGTTCTATCGAAGGGGAAAGTGGAAGAAGATGTTTGTTTTGTATGCTTCGATGGCGGGAACCTTGTACTTTGTGATCGTCGGTGAGTATACCTTATCTCCCTCTCTGCCCTGGTTTATCTGACTCTATTCATTTCTATTGGTTTTGTTGCGTTTATTCTTTCACCATTTTTGGTTGTTCATGATGGTAAGAAAATTTCTGTTTCGGGTTGTTAGGGGCTGCCCTAAGGCGTATCATCCTACTTGTGTGAATCGGGATGAGACATTCTTCCGTTCCAAGGGTCGCTGGAATTGTGGTATGaagtattcttttcttttctaaccaTGCTTTTCTCTCATTTGCTGGCATTTTTctttacttgtatttttttttttaaatggtagTTAGGCCCCAAGGAAAGTTGAACTCTTGACCTCTTAATTTTTAGGTATTAGTCTTTATCAACAGAGCAACCCCCTTGGGGTTTGCTCGTATAGTTTTTGTTTGGCACGTCGGGTGTGTGGCCTTGAGGTTATTGGTTGTGTGCTGCTGATGGTGTTTTCCTTATCAAATGTTGGTTGTGGAAGTTTACGTTAGCAGGGTATGGTGAACATGCCGTATACAAGCAAAACTTTTGTTCGGAAATCCTTCCATCGTTTGTTGTTTTAGTTATAAAATCATGTGACACTGATTCCATACTGAGAGTCGTTTGATGCCTTCTTTTGTCTTGATGTCTTGCATTTTTAATTGTTTTGAACAATTAAATTGCTTCCCCCACCACCATCCCAATAAAATATTATCAGGTCTTGGTTACTTACATCTCAAAAGTGAGTTTTACTTGCTGCAGTGTATATATGTCAATACTTTTCTCATTCTG is a window from the Macadamia integrifolia cultivar HAES 741 chromosome 5, SCU_Mint_v3, whole genome shotgun sequence genome containing:
- the LOC122079892 gene encoding DNA-binding protein HEXBP, with the protein product CACSQGNLCKNCKRPGHYARECPNAAVCNNCGLPGHIASECTTKSLCWNCREPGHMASDCTNEGICHTCGKAGHRAKDCTATPLPPGDMRLCNNCYKQGHIAADCTNDKACNNCRKTGHLARDCQNEPICNLCNISGHVARQCPKSEVLGDRVAGGRSSGYRDIVCRSCHQVGHMSRDCMGALMICHNCGGRGHLAFECPSARFMDRGPRRY